The Desulfovermiculus halophilus DSM 18834 genome includes the window TGTCGGATAGGCTGAACTTTTGCCACTTCCAAGGGCAAAATATCTCTATTGTCCTCAAGCACAGGGTCTTTAACAGACTCAAGGTGCTGACCTCCAGAGTTTTTCCGACCATTGGCTCGGAAGTCGTCTGTCAGCCGCAAAGCGGGGAAGATGCAACTTGGTTGTTGGAAAGATTTCAAGTACACAAAGTCAGTATCCACCTCAAAAATGCCTACCTTGATTTTTTCCCTGCTTACATCCGTGTAGACTCCGGCCTGATTCGGCTTGGCCTCCCGGAAGAATGCTTTGAAATATCCGATCCTGAAATAAACAGCCGTAAATGCACAAATGTGCACGGGCAAATCGTCTGCGATCATGGCCTATATACTGTTGAGCCCCTCGAATTCAGCCCATCACAGATCAAAGTTGTTCTGCCGTGGAAAGAACATCGTATACTGCACTGGTCTCCCCCAAATGAGAGCCTATGGCTTATCCTGTATTCAGAATACAATACGTACTTCTCAGGCAACTGTCAGGTACAAGAGGAGCAGGAGACCGAAAGAGGGCTACAGATTTTGCTCAGCTTTCCTCAAGAGCCCTATGCTCGCTTCAGACGGCGTAAGTTCCGCAGTCAGCGAGTTCAGATAACGCCCCCTCCCGATATTGTCTTTTCTCACCCGTTAAGTAGAGAAAGCTTGTCATTCAAGATACATGACATATCCGGCAGAGGATTCTCTTTTCTGGTTCCCAAGGACAAGAACCTCTTTTTCCCTCGATTGACAATACCACGTCTTGAATTACGATTCGGACTGCATTTTTCAATTACTTGTACAACACATCTCGTATACTGTATTGAACATGATGCCTATATTCGATGCGGCGCATGCTTTATCGACATTGACCTTGAAAGCATAACTAAAATTCTTTATCTCCTGCATCAGCTCCAAGACAGCAACGCTTACGTGATGCATCAATACGTTGACCCTGAAAAGCTCTGGGAGTTCTTTTTTTCCACAGGATTCATATACCCCCAGAAATATTATCATATGTCCAATCATGCCCAAGAGCTGAAAACGCTTTATGCAAAGCTCTACTCAGGCACACCCACCATTACAAAACACTTTACCTACCAAGAGCACGGGGATATCTTGGCCCATATTTCCATGCTCCGCATATTTGATCGCTCCTGGCTTATCCATCACCATGCTGCGGACAAGGCATCTTCCCGCTTGGCTGGAGTAAAAGTATTAAGTCAAATCAGCCGCTACGTGAACGAAGTCCATACCTTCGAATCGGCAAAAATGGACTACGTCATGTGTTTCTACCGACCGGACAACAAGTTTCCTGCCCGGGTTTTTGGAGGTGTGGCCCGAAAGCTACGAAACAGCCACAAGTGCAGCCTGGACACCTTTACCTATATCTCCTCAATACATGGCATGCACCCTGGACCGATAGGGCGGAAATATTGGGTCGATATTGCGCACCCCGAGGATATCGAAGACTTTTTTCACATCTACAAACAAATCTCGAATGGACTTTTGCCGCATACGTTCAATTTCATTGAATCCGACGAACTGTTTCAATCGTATGCATCAAACGACTTGAATCGGAGCCTGAAGACCTACGTCCTGCAGACAGAAAACGGGCCAGCTGCCATTGTCTTGCTGCTTATGTCCGATGTCGGCTTAAACATGTCTGACGTAACACATTGCATGTACTTTTTCGCAATTCAATATAACGAGATTGATAAAGATCTCATCAACAAATGTGTCCTAGACATATTACAAAAAGAAAACGCAAAGGACACAAGCCTCATGCTGTTCCCCGAATGCTTAGCAAAGCATATGAACATTAAGTCTGAAAAAAGATATACCTTATGGATACTCAATCTCAAGTATCTCGACGAGTATTTTCAGTACTGCACCAGACTTTTTGGTAAATTCTAAGGCTATTTTATATGGATAATAGACACTTATACAACAGTAAAATCATCGATATCTATATCAAATACATAAAGAAACATCATCCAGATATCAACCTCAAGGAGATGCTGCTGGGGGGAGGCATGAAGCTCCACGAGGTAAACGACCCCGGACATTGGTTCACCCAACAGCAAATAGACGACTTCTACGAAAAGGCAGTTCAACTCACGCAAAACAAGAACCTGGCCAGGGAGGCTGGAAGGTATGCAGCCTCAGCCAATGCCCTGGGCATAGTCAAGTACTGGACCCTTGGCCTTTTATCTCCGGGTAGCGTCTTTCGGGTTTTGAATAAAGCCAGCTCTATCTTTACCAGATCTGCCAGGTATGAAGCCAATATAATCGCAGGTGCGAAGGTTGAGATCACTGTCACCCCGCATCCGGGCGTGCAGGAAAAACCCTTTCAATGCGAAAACAGGATTGGTTTCTTCGAAGCCATAGTTTCCTTGTTTGGCTGCTATTTACATCGAATCGAGCACCCGGAATGTCTTTTCAGAGGGGATGGGCAATGCAGGTATCTTATATCCTGGAAAAGTTCTCGAAAGGCTGTCCCCAAGCGGCTGATATTGGGTGCGGGGCTTCTTTCTCTCGCCACACTCCCCGCAGTCCTGGCATGGCTTCCCGGTTATGTTTCTTGGCATCTTGCGGGATCTGTACTTACAGTATCCCTTCTCAAGCTCCTTGCCCTTGCCCAAGAAAACAATGAGTTAAAGGCCAATATCGATATCCTGCAGTACACCGGAGACCAATTGCTTGAACAGGTGGACATCAACTACCGCAACTGTCTTCTTACATACGAAATCGGCGCAGCAGTCACCAAGCAGACCCGGGTCCAGGAGATATTGAACAAGGTTATGGAGCTGCTTGAAAGCAGGCTGGATTATGATCGGGGCTTGGTCCTGCTGGCGGATACACAGCATAGGCGACTCATCTTTCAGGCTGGCTTTGGGTACACTGATCAGGAGTTCACCCTTCTAGAAGAGTCAAGCTTTAACTTGCAGAATATAAGCTCCAGAGGAGTTTTTGTACTTGCATTTCGCAACCATGAACCGA containing:
- a CDS encoding PilZ domain-containing protein — translated: MQLSDLSTELGRNQETKQRKLRYLSDRLNFCHFQGQNISIVLKHRVFNRLKVLTSRVFPTIGSEVVCQPQSGEDATWLLERFQVHKVSIHLKNAYLDFFPAYIRVDSGLIRLGLPEECFEISDPEINSRKCTNVHGQIVCDHGLYTVEPLEFSPSQIKVVLPWKEHRILHWSPPNESLWLILYSEYNTYFSGNCQVQEEQETERGLQILLSFPQEPYARFRRRKFRSQRVQITPPPDIVFSHPLSRESLSFKIHDISGRGFSFLVPKDKNLFFPRLTIPRLELRFGLHFSITCTTHLVYCIEHDAYIRCGACFIDIDLESITKILYLLHQLQDSNAYVMHQYVDPEKLWEFFFSTGFIYPQKYYHMSNHAQELKTLYAKLYSGTPTITKHFTYQEHGDILAHISMLRIFDRSWLIHHHAADKASSRLAGVKVLSQISRYVNEVHTFESAKMDYVMCFYRPDNKFPARVFGGVARKLRNSHKCSLDTFTYISSIHGMHPGPIGRKYWVDIAHPEDIEDFFHIYKQISNGLLPHTFNFIESDELFQSYASNDLNRSLKTYVLQTENGPAAIVLLLMSDVGLNMSDVTHCMYFFAIQYNEIDKDLINKCVLDILQKENAKDTSLMLFPECLAKHMNIKSEKRYTLWILNLKYLDEYFQYCTRLFGKF
- a CDS encoding HD domain-containing phosphohydrolase, which translates into the protein MDNRHLYNSKIIDIYIKYIKKHHPDINLKEMLLGGGMKLHEVNDPGHWFTQQQIDDFYEKAVQLTQNKNLAREAGRYAASANALGIVKYWTLGLLSPGSVFRVLNKASSIFTRSARYEANIIAGAKVEITVTPHPGVQEKPFQCENRIGFFEAIVSLFGCYLHRIEHPECLFRGDGQCRYLISWKSSRKAVPKRLILGAGLLSLATLPAVLAWLPGYVSWHLAGSVLTVSLLKLLALAQENNELKANIDILQYTGDQLLEQVDINYRNCLLTYEIGAAVTKQTRVQEILNKVMELLESRLDYDRGLVLLADTQHRRLIFQAGFGYTDQEFTLLEESSFNLQNISSRGVFVLAFRNHEPILVNDLQDIKDDLSAHSLEIAHKLGTRSFICCPILYESQALGILAVDNKVSKRPLVERDMSFLMGIAHFIGVSLHNTHLLESKEKQFKSLIQTLAASIDARDPNTAGHSEQVAFYSMGICSELNIPPDTQEMIQVAALLHDYGKLAVPDSILKKPGPLTAEEYASVQLHAEQTRVILQQIHFEGVFSHVPDIAAAHHERLDGSGYPQGLRGEEIPYPARIIAVADFFEAITAKRPYREPIAVQEALHMLEERKDVLFDEEIVDALKAYLAKSRDLDVAWG